A genomic region of Solea senegalensis isolate Sse05_10M unplaced genomic scaffold, IFAPA_SoseM_1 scf7180000015120, whole genome shotgun sequence contains the following coding sequences:
- the LOC122761967 gene encoding extracellular calcium-sensing receptor-like has translation MNHFEMRSSERTLSWRITQVGFVSLMCCGIFPHNTQQESSQQCQIIPGSMSLPVLEKKGDITLGGLFSLHDMVEEHSVSYTSAPPPTQCTRFNFRTFRWMQTMIFAIEEINRDGRLLPNITLGYKIYDSCSTPHQALRAAMELMGTEKSSVQSKETCHGNIPAVIGDGGSTQSLVVARFLGVFHMPQVSYFSSCACLSDKKEFPAFLRTMPSDFFQVDALVQLVKHFGWSWVGVIAGDDDYGRGGANIFADKVRTLGACVALHEIIPKNRAPAAVSSIVSKIRSSGARVVLVFAVEQDAAALFDEALREDLTGIQWLASEAWSTAAVLSSPKKYHQILQGSMGFAIRQTHIPGLQDFLLRLNPAGADVPENPFLKPFWEEVFQCSLGLTTNGQEHTDERKPPCSGSEELGNVTNIYSDVSQLRISYNVYKAVYAIAHALHAIRSCVKGDPHCPEPDNIQPWQLLHHIKQVTFVNSFGDEIKFDENGDPAAMYDLVNWQLAANGGMEITTVGTFDEMSGKQELQIQEQNIIWNGNRTKVPLSVCSSICPPGTRKAIRPNFPICCHDCVVCTDGEISNQTDAIECVRCLPEFWSDSQRMACIPKEVEFLSFSDTMGVVLTAISLIGFFCTCTVVVIFIHHRATPIVRANNSELSFLLLLSLTLCFLCSLTFIGRPSQWSCMLRHTAFGITFVLCVSCILGKTIVVLMAFKATLPGTKVMKWFGPAQQKAIIIFSTLIQVIICIVWLFVAPPTPRKLMPRESPIVILLCDEGSPVAFALVLGYIGLLACLCLVLAFLARKLPDNFNEAKLITFSMLIFCAVWVAFVPAYISSPGKYSTVTEVFAILASSYGLLGCIFAPKCYIIILRPEKNSRKHLLSRVATDKF, from the exons atgaatcattttgagatgagatcatcagaaCGCACTCTTTCATGGAGAATAACACAAGTTGGTTTTGTGAGTCTCATGTGTTGTGGGATTTTTCCTCATAACACCCAACAAGAGTCCAGCCAACAATGTCAAATCATCCCAGGCTCCATGTCCCTGCCTGTGCTGGAGAAGAAGGGGGACATCACCTTGGGGGGACTGTTCTCTCTTCATGATATGGTGGAGGAGCACAGTGTCTCCTACACGTCTGCACCTCCACCCACACAGTGTACAAG aTTTAACTTTCGGACGTTTCGTTGGATGCAAACTATGATCTTTGCAATCGAGGAGATCAACAGAGATGGACGACTCCTCCCCAACATAACACTGGGCTATAAGATCTATGACTCATGCAGCACACCTCACCAGGCTCTGAGGGCGGCCATGGAGTTAATGGGGACTGAGAAGAGCTCGGTGCAGAGTAAGGAAACGTGTCACGGGAACATTCCCGCAGTGATCGGAGACGGCGGCTCGACGCAGTCTCTTGTCGTGGCTCGTTTCCTCGGCGTCTTCCACATGCCACAG gtgagttatttctCCAGCTGCGCTTGTTTGAGTGACAAAAAGGAGTTCCCTGCCTTTTTGAGGACCATGCCCAGTGACTTCTTCCAG GTAGACGCACTCGTTCAGCTTGTCAAGCATTTCGGCTGGAGTTGGGTGGGTGTGATTGCAGGCGACGATGACTATGGCCGTGGTGGGGCAAATATTTTTGCTGATAAG GTCAGAACATTAGGTGCTTGTGTCGCCCTCCATGAGATCATCCCTAAGAACCGAGCACCAGCAGCAGTTTCATCCATAGTCTCAAAGATCCGCTCCTCTGGGGCTCGAGTGGTTCTTGTGTTTGCTGTAGAACAAGATGCAGCTGCTTTGTTTGATGAAGCACTCAG AGAGGACCTCACTGGGATACAGTGGCTGGCCAGTGAGGCGTGGAGTACGGCTGCTGTCCTCTCTTCTCCCAAAAAGTACCACCAAATTCTTCAAGGTTCTATGGGCTTTGCCATTCGTCAGACACACATTCCTGGATTGCAAGACTTTCTGCTTCGCTTGAATCCTGCAGGTGCAGATGTTCCTGAAAATCCCTTTCTAAAACCTTTCTGGGAAGAGGTGTTTCAGTGCAGCCTGGGTTTGACGACCAACGGCCAGGAACATACTGATGAGAGGAAACCTCCATGTTCTGGAAGTGAAGAACTGGGGAATGTGACAAATATCTATTCAGACGTTTCACAGCTAAGGATTTCCTACAATGTCTACAAGGCTGTCTATGCTATTGCTCATGCACTTCACGCAATAAGAAGCTGTGTAAAAGGAGACCCGCATTGTCCAGAACCAGACAACATCCAGCCCTGGCAG TTGCTTCATCACATAAAACAGGTGACATTCGTGAACTCGTTTGGTGATGAAATCAAGtttgatgagaatggtgatCCTGCAGCCATGTATGACCTGGTTAACTGGCAGCTGGCAGCAAATGGAGGAATGGAGATCACCACTGTTGGTACATTTGACGAGATGTCTGGAAAACAAGAGCTCCAGATTCAGGAACAAAACATCATATGGAATGGAAACCGTACCAAA GTACCCTTGTCAGTGTGCAGCAGCATTTGTCCCCCAGGAACCCGGAAAGCAATCAGACCCAACTTTCCTATCTGCTGCCATGATTGTGTGGTTTGCACAGATGGAGAGATCAGCAATCAAACCG ATGCCATTGAGTGTGTGCGGTGCCTGCCTGAGTTCTGGTCCGACTCTCAGAGGATGGCCTGCATCCCCAAAGAGGTGGAATTTCTCTCCTTCAGTGACACTATGGGCGTCGTCTTGACGGCTATTTCCCTAATTGGCTTCTTCTGCACCTGCACTGTGGTCGTCATATTcatccatcacagagccactcCCATCGTCAGAGCCAACAACTCTGAGCTGAGCTTCCTGCTGCTCTTGTCcttgactctgtgtttcctgtgttctctgACCTTCATCGGCCGGCCGTCTCAgtggtcctgcatgctgcggCACACTGCATTTGGCATCACctttgtcctctgtgtctcttgtATTCTGGGGAAAACTATCGTGGTGCTAATGGCCTTCAAGGCGACACTTCCAGGCACAAAAGTGATGAAATGGTTTGGACCCGCCCAGCAAAAAGCAATCATTATCTTCTCTACACTGATCCAG gtTATCATCTGTATAGTGTGGCTGTTTGTTGCTCCACCCACTCCACGCAAACTGATGCCACGCGAGAGTCCGATAGTCATTCTCTTGTGTGATGAAGGTTCACCTGTAGCGTTCGCTCTGGTTCTGGGCTACATCGGCCTGCTGGCCTGCCTTTGTCTCGTCCTGGCCTTTCTGGCGAGGAAACTTCCAGACAACTTTAACGAGGCGAAGCTCATCACCTTCAGCATGCTTATCTTTTGTGCCGTGTGGGTAGCCTTTGTTCCCGCCTACATCAGCTCTCCAGGAAAGTACTCCACGGTCACAGAAGTGTTTGCTATCTTAGCCTCTAGTTATGGACTGCTGGGCTGCATCTTTGCACCAAAGTGCTACATAATAAtcctgaggccagagaagaactcCAGGAAACACTTATTGTCCAGAGTTGCCACAGACAAGTtttag